A window of Hevea brasiliensis isolate MT/VB/25A 57/8 chromosome 14, ASM3005281v1, whole genome shotgun sequence contains these coding sequences:
- the LOC110640948 gene encoding uncharacterized acetyltransferase At3g50280-like, protein MPSAPSLTLVSKCTVFPDQKSTMEDLKLSVSDLPMLSCHYIQKGGLFTRPHIPIDSLVSLLKNSLSQTLSYFPPLAGRLKTDSNGYVYITCNDAGVDFLHACATHLSICDILSPVYVPECVKSFFAFDRTVSYDGHYKPILAVQVTELADGVFIGCALNHSVTDGTSIWNFFNTFAELSRGIKKISQVLQPDFSRNSVLISQEVLQVPEGGPKVTFNENEPLSERIFSFSREAILKLKARANNKKWIENSGIDAVELMGKQSNDPYHHQINGKTNMTAILENWLKNAVSKPQEMESNNRTPTVVEISSFQSLCALLWKAVTRARKLSPTKTTTFRMAANCRHRLNPKLHPLYFGNAIQSIPTYASAGDVLSRDLRWCAEQLNENVIAHNDEMVRRFVKNWEEDPKCFPLGNFDGASMTMGSSPRFPMYDNDFGWGRPLAVRSGGANKFDGKISAFPGREGGGSIDLEVVLAPETMAGIESDYEFMQYVSN, encoded by the coding sequence ATGCCTTCTGCCCCGTCTCTAACTCTGGTCTCCAAATGCACTGTTTTCCCAGACCAGAAATCCACCATGGAAGACCTCAAACTTTCAGTTTCTGACCTCCCCATGCTTTCTTGCCACTATATTCAAAAGGGTGGTCTCTTCACTCGTCCTCATATTCCAATTGATTCTCTTGTTTCCCTCCTTAAAAATTCTCTTTCTCAAACACTTTCTTACTTCCCTCCTCTCGCTGGTCGATTGAAAACAGACTCCAATGGTTACGTTTACATAACCTGCAACGACGCAGGTGTTGATTTCTTGCACGCCTGCGCCACCCATCTTTCCATTTGCGATATTCTTTCTCCAGTTTATGTCCCTGAGTGCGTCAAGAGCTTCTTTGCTTTTGATCGGACTGTTAGTTATGATGGGCATTACAAGCCAATCTTGGCTGTTCAGGTGACGGAGCTAGCCGATGGAGTTTTCATTGGCTGTGCCTTGAACCACTCTGTCACAGATGGAACTTCCATCTGGAACTTCTTTAACACCTTCGCTGAGCTTTCAAGAGGAATCAAGAAAATCTCGCAGGTGCTGCAGCCCGATTTTTCAAGAAACTCGGTGCTGATATCCCAGGAGGTGCTTCAAGTCCCTGAGGGTGGACCCAAGGTCACTTTTAATGAAAACGAGCCACTGAGTGAAAGAATCTTTAGCTTTAGCAGAGAAGCCATTTTGAAGCTAAAAGCCAGAGCTAACAACAAGAAATGGATTGAAAATTCAGGCATTGACGCTGTGGAATTAATGGGTAAACAAAGTAATGATCCTTATCATCACCAAATCAATGGAAAAACGAATATGACTGCAATTCTTGAAAACTGGTTAAAGAACGCAGTTTCGAAACCTCAAGAAATGGAGTCCAACAACCGTACTCCAACGGTGGTGGAGATTTCTTCTTTTCAATCTTTGTGCGCGCTGCTGTGGAAGGCGGTGACGCGGGCGAGGAAGCTGAGCCCAACCAAAACGACGACATTTAGAATGGCAGCGAATTGCCGGCACCGTTTGAACCCGAAACTGCATCCGCTTTATTTCGGGAACGCAATTCAAAGCATACCCACATACGCATCAGCCGGTGACGTCTTATCTCGCGATTTGCGATGGTGCGCCGAACAATTAAATGAGAACGTAATAGCTCACAACGACGAGATGGTGCGTCGTTTCGTAAAGAATTGGGAGGAGGATCCGAAGTGTTTCCCCTTGGGAAACTTTGATGGTGCATCAATGACCATGGGTAGCTCCCCTAGATTTCCAATGTACGATAATGATTTCGGGTGGGGTCGACCCTTGGCCGTTAGGAGTGGTGGGGCCAACAAATTTGACGGTAAGATCTCTGCCTTTCCAGGGCGGGAAGGCGGCGGAAGCATCGACTTAGAGGTGGTTTTGGCGCCTGAAACAATGGCTGGGATCGAGTCTGATTACGAATTCATGCAATATGTATCTAACTGA
- the LOC110640962 gene encoding 26S proteasome non-ATPase regulatory subunit 7 homolog A, with product MDVIKTQQISARPIEKVIVHPLVLLSIVDNYSRVAKDTRKRVVGVLLGSSFKGTVDVTNSYAVPFEEEDKDPSIWFLDHNYHESMFSMFKRINAKEHVVGWYSTGPKLRENDLDIHALFNDYVPNPVLVIIDVQPVELGIPTKAYCAVEEVKENATQKSQKVFVHVPSEIAAHEVEEIGVEHLLRDVKDTTISTLATEVSGKLTALKGLDARLREIRSYLDLVIDGKLPLNHEILYHLQDVFNLLPNLNVADLIKAFAVKTNDMMLVIYLSSLIRSVIALHNLINNKMLNKEHEKAEDSKSVAVPAAAGS from the exons ATGGATGTGATAAAGACGCAGCAAATATCTGCGAGACCCATCGAGAAGGTGATAGTGCACCCTCTGGTTCTCCTCAGTATCGTCGATAACTACAGCAGAGTTGCTAAGGACACTCGCAAACGCGTCGTTGGGGTCTTGCTTGGTTCTTCTTTCAAAGGCACCGTTGATGTCACCAACAGCTATGCTG TGCCATTTGAAGAGGAAGATAAGGACCCAAGCATATGGTTTCTTGACCATAATTATCATGAATCAATGTTTTCTATGTTCAAAAGAATAAATG CCAAGGAGCATGTGGTGGGTTGGTACAGCACAGGTCCAAAACTGAGGGAAAATGACCTGGATATTCATGCGCTATTTAATGA TTATGTTCCAAATCCTGTCTTGGTCATAATTGATGTCCAACCAGTGGAGCTGGGAATACCCACGAAAGCTTACTGTGCAGTTGAAGAGGTGAAAGAG AATGCAACCCAGAAAAGCCAGAAGGTGTTTGTGCATGTGCCATCAGAAATTGCTGCTCATGAAGTTGAGGAAATTG GTGTGGAACATTTACTAAGGGATGTGAAGGACACCACTATTAGTACCCTTGCAACTGAG GTGTCTGGAAAACTTACTGCTTTGAAAGGGTTGGATGCTCGACTTCGAGAAATACGTAGTTATCTTGACCTTGTCATTGATGGAAAGCTACCACTAAACCATGAGATTTTGTACCATTTACAG GATGTATTCAATCTACTTCCAAACCTAAATGTGGCTGATTTAATCAAGGCTTTTGCTG TGAAAACCAATGATATGATGTTGGTTATCTATCTTTCTTCCCTTATCCGAAGTGTAATTGCTCTCCACAACTTGATCAACAACAAG ATGCTTAACAAAGAACATGAGAAAGCAGAAGACTCGAAGTCAGTTGCTGTACCTGCTGCGGCTGGTAGCTAG
- the LOC110640963 gene encoding WUSCHEL-related homeobox 5 has product MEERMSGFCITKARNHVRGDDDSGNNCSTGTKCGRWNPTSEQVKVLTDLFRSGLRTPSTDQIQKISSQLSFYGKIESKNVFYWFQNHKARERQKRRRVSVDEKEMMIRREDSLSSSARYFSEMSQVTVQERVIETLQLFPLNSFNEGESEKLRFQANECKEPTSFSYTFGTEIDHPPLDLRLSFL; this is encoded by the exons ATGGAAGAGAGAATGTCAGGCTTTTGCATTACAAAAGCAAGAAATCATGTTCGTGGTGATGATGATAGTGGTAATAATTGTAGCACGGGAACTAAGTGCGGGCGTTGGAATCCTACTTCTGAACAAGTTAAAGTTCTGACTGACTTGTTCAGGTCCGGACTCCGAACTCCGAGCACTGATCAGATCCAGAAGATCTCTTCTCAGCTTAGTTTCTATGGCAAGATCGAGAGCAAGAACGTGTTTTACTGGTTTCAGAACCATAAAGCCAGGGAAAGGCAGAAGCGGCGAAGGGTTTCGGTCGATGAGAAGGAGATGATGATTCGGAGAGAAGATAGTCTTTCATCTTCTGCAAGAT ATTTCTCTGAGATGAGTCAGGTTACTGTGCAAGAACGAGTGATTGAAACACTCCAACTATTTCCATTAAACTCATTCAATGAAGGGGAATCAGAGAAGCTTAGATTTCAAGCAAATGAATGCAAGGAACCCACATCTTTTTCCTACACATTTGGTACAGAAATTGATCATCCACCATTGGATCTCCGATTAAGCTTTCTGTAA
- the LOC110640956 gene encoding eukaryotic translation initiation factor 3 subunit F codes for MAASEHTALQFTPVLSSSSLLAKVHPLVIFNICDCYVRRPDQAERVIGTLLGSVLPDGTVDIRNSYAVPHNESSDQVALDIDYHHNMLLSHQKVNPKEAIVGWYSTGLGVTGGSALIHEFYSREVPNPIHLTVDTGFRNGEGTIKAYVSVNLSLGDCQLAVQFQEIPVDFRMVEAEQVGFDILKTPMVDKIPSDLEGMEASMQRLLALIDDVHKYVDDVVEGHTASDSSIGRFISETVASLPKLLPSAFDKLVNDNLQDHLLLLYLSSITRTQLSLAEKLNTAAQIL; via the exons ATGGCGGCGAGCGAGCACACTGCCCTTCAATTCACGCCAGTGCTCTCATCGTCAAGCCTGTTGGCGAAGGTGCACCCCTTGGTGATCTTCAACATCTGCGATTGCTACGTGAGGCGCCCTGACCAAGCAGAGCGCGTCATTGGCACGCTTCTTGGCTCCGTCCTACCCGATGGCACTGTTGACATTCGTAATTCTTACGCTGTCCCTCACAATGAATCCTCCGACCAG GTTGCTCTGGATATTGATTACCATCATAATATGTTGTTGTCTCACCAAAAAGTGAATCCAAAAGAAGCTATTGTTGGATG GTATTCAACCGGATTAGGAGTCACTGGTGGAAGTGCATTGATCCATGAATTCTATTCTAGAGAAGTTCCCAATCCCATTCATCTAACGGTGGATACAGGGTTCAGGAATGGAGAGGGTACTATTAAAGCTTATGTTTCTGTTAATTTGTCTCTTGGAGACTGTCAGCTTGCTGTACAATTTCAAGAAATTCCTGTTGATTTCCGCATGGTTGAAGCTGAGCAAGTTGGAT TTGATATCCTTAAGACACCAATGGTTGACAAAATCCCAAGCGACTTGGAAGGAATGGAAGCCTCAATGCAGCGGCTACTAGCCCTAATTGATGATGTCCACAAATATGTTgatgatgttgtg GAAGGGCATACTGCATCAGATAGTAGCATAGGCCGGTTTATATCAGAAACTGTTGCTTCCCTTCCCAAACTTTTGCCATCGGCCTTTGATAAGCTTGTGAATGACAATCTTCAG GACCATTTGCTCTTGCTATATTTGTCAAGCATCACAAGGACACAGCTGAGTTTAGCAGAAAAGCTGAACACTGCTGCTCAGATCCTCTAA
- the LOC110653932 gene encoding uncharacterized protein LOC110653932 → MSQFQETSGSSGGNEEKREFLDDRVFKESVAQSFERMNLQMNDFRDELDVLRGMRNEMTRFMEEMRRDREDRNRRNDGGANVGNQNRNEGRFQAKHRNEGYEEAEWNDDEYDEAYDYGNYHYGGRGYRPPRGRGPRGRRGGRNFRFGDHWDRDGNEERVDGNLASIKMQIPPFHGKDNPDVYLEWERQVELIFECHHYSEEKKVKLAAVEFKEYAIVWWDQLLSRRRRNGQQTVETWDEMKGILRNRFIPPYYHRELLQRLQKLTQGTKSVEEYYKAMEIALIRADVEEDREATMVHFLNGLNPEIANIVELQPCVQVEDMLQMALKVEKQLKRKNVARYAPANHSAPRKSEEEREEESHNVDEHEDDCYDEGDQPPMDGNILVTMRTLSAQVSMECGDGMQRENIFHTRCLVNDKLCSVIVDGGSYCNMASSLLVDKLGLPTTTHPKPYGLQWLNDCGKLRATKQVMVPFTIGKYHDEVLCDVVPMVVTHLLLGRPWQYDRSVVHDGRKNRYTVTKEGRTYSLLPMTPAQEYEDVFPNELPPGLPPIRGIEHQIDLVPGAQILNRPAYRTNPKETKELQRQVEELMEKGYVRESMSPCAVDEEKIKAIRDWSIRKNVSEVRSFHRLASFYRRFVPNFSTIAAPLNELVKKNVAFEWKKKHEHAFSELKDRLCSAPLLSLPDFDKTFQIECDTSGVGIGVVLMQEKRPIAYFSEKLHGAALNYSTYDKEMYALLRALETWQHYLWPKEFVIHSDHESLKHIKSQNKLSRRYP, encoded by the exons ATGTCTCAATTCCAAGAGACAAGTGGTAGTAGTGGAGGTAATGAAGAAAAAAGGGAGTTTCTTGATGATCGAGTTTTTAAAGAATCCGTAGCACAAAGCTTTGAAAGGATGAATTTGCAAATGAATGACTTTAGAGATGAATTGGATGTATTGAGGGGAATGAGAAATGAGATGACCAGGTTTATGGAAGAGATGAGAAGGGACAGAGAAGATAGAAATAGGAGGAATGATGGGGGAGCAAATGTGGGAAATCAGAATAGAAATGAAGGTAGATTTCAAGCAAAACATAGGAATGAAGGGTATGAAGAAGCTGAATGGAATGATGATGAGTATGATGAAGCTTATGACTATGGCAACTACCATTATGGTGGAAGAGGGTATAGACCACCTAGGGGTAGAGGGCCTAGGGGAAGAAGGGGTGGCAGAAATTTTAGGTTCGGTGATCATTGGGATAGAGATGGGAATGAGGAGAGAGTTGATGGGAATTTAGCTAGTATAAAAATGCAAATTCCACCTTTTCATGGGAAGGATAATCCAGATGTTTATTTGGAGTGGGAGAGACAGGTGGAGTTGATTTTTGAGTGCCATCATTATtctgaagagaagaaagtgaagttagcagCTGTAGAATTCAAAGAGTATGCAATTGTATGGTGGGATCAGTTGTTAAGTAGGAGGAGGAGAAATGGGCAACAAACCGTGGAAACATGGGACGAAATGAAGGGAATCTTGAGAAATAGGTTTATTCCACCTTACTACCATAGAGAGCTGCTTCAAAGGTTACAAAAACTCACTCAAGGTACTAAAAGTGTCGAAGAATACTACAAGGCCATGGAGATAGCTTTGATTAGAGCTGATGTTGAGGAGGATCGGGAAGCTACAATGGTTCACTTTTTGAATGGGTTAAATCCTGAAATTGCTAATATTGTGGAGCTGCAACCTTGTGTGCaggtggaggatatgctacaaatgGCACTGAAAGTGGAGAAACAACTAAAAAGGAAGAATGTGGCTAGATATGCACCAGCCAATCATTCGGCTCCTAGGA aaaGTGAAGAGGAAAGGGAGGAAGAATCTCATAATGTTGATGAGCATGAGGATGATTGCTACGATGAGGGAGATCAGCCACCTATGGATGGCAATATCCTTGTTACCATGCGCACACTTAGTGCACAAGTGAGTATGGAGTGTGGTGATGGAATGCAAAGGGAGAACATCTTCCATACTAGGTGCTTGGTGAATGACAAGTTGTGTAGTGTGATTGTAGATGGTGGGAGCTATTGTAATATGGCTAGTTCACTCTTGGTGGACAAGTTGGGTTTGCCGACTACTACACATCCAAAACCATATGGCTTGCAATGGTTGAATGATTGTGGGAAGTTGAGGGCTACAAAACAGGTGATGGTGCCATTCACCATTGGCAAGTATCATGATGAGGTACTTTGTGATGTTGTGCCTATGGTTGTTACGCATCTTTTGTTGGGCCGTCCATGGCAGTATGACAGAAGTGTTGTGCATGATGGTAGGAAGAACAGGTACACGGTCACTAAGGAAGGTCGAACATACTCATTGCTTCCTATGACACCAGCTCAA GAATATGAAGATGTCTTCCCGAATGAGTTGCCACCAGGATTGCCACCTATTAGAGgaattgagcaccagattgactTAGTACCTGGAGCACAAATACTGAATAGACCAGCATACAGAACAAATCCTAAAGAAACAAAGGAGTTACAAAGGCAAGTGGAGGAGCTTATGGAGAAGGGCTATGTTAgggagagcatgagcccatgtgCT gttgatgaagagaaaatcaaagccATTAGAGATTGGTCAATTCGTAAAAATGTGTCTGAGGTTAGGAGTTTCCATAGATTGGCTAGTTTCTATAGGcgatttgtgcctaattttagtaCAATTGCTGCTCCTTTGAATGAATTGGTGAAAAAGAATGTTGCATTTGAGTGGAAAAAGAAACATGAACATGCATTTTCTGAACTTAAAGATAGATTGTGTTCTGCACCCTTGTTGAGTTTGCCAGATTTTGATAAGACTTTTCAGATTGAATGTGACACAAGTGGTGTAGGAATTGGTGTTGTTCTCATGCAAGAGAAACGACCAATAGCATATTTTAGCGAGAAATTGCATGGAGCTGCCTTGAATTACTCTACTTATGATAAGGAGATGTATGCATTACTTAGGGCCTTGGAAACTTGGCAACATTATTTGTGGCCTAAAGAGTTTGTCATACATTCAGATCATGAATCATTGAAGCATATTAAgagtcaaaataagttgagtagaag ATACCCATAA
- the LOC110640957 gene encoding aquaporin PIP1-2, translating to MEGKEEDVRLGANKYRETQPIGTSAQSQDDKDYTEPPAAPLFEPTELTSWSFYRAGIAEFIATFLFLYISVLTVMGVVKAPTKCSTVGIQGIAWSFGGMIFALVYCTAGISGGHINPAVTFGLFLARKLSLTRALYYMVMQCLGAICGAGVVKGFEGRHQYTLLGGGANSVNPGYTKGDGLGAEIVGTFVLVYTVFSATDAKRNARDSHVPILAPLPIGFAVFLVHLATIPITGTGINPARSLGAAIIFNKDKGWDDHWIFWVGPFIGAALAALYHQVVIRAIPFKK from the exons ATGGAGGGCAAGGAAGAAGATGTTAGATTGGGAGCTAACAAATATAGGGAGACGCAGCCCATTGGTACGTCAGCTCAGAGCCAAGATGACAAGGACTACACTGAACCACCAGCAGCGCCGCTGTTCGAGCCAACGGAGCTCACTTCTTGGTCCTTTTACAGGGCTGGTATTGCAGAGTTCATAGCCACTTTCTTGTTCTTATACATCTCTGTTTTGACTGTCATGGGTGTAGTTAAGGCACCCACCAAGTGTTCGACTGTTGGGATTCAGGGGATAGCTTGGTCCTTTGGTGGCATGATCTTCGCTCTTGTCTATTGTACTGCTGGCATTTCAG GAGGTCACATAAACCCGGCGGTGACGTTTGGGCTGTTTTTGGCAAGGAAACTGTCCTTGACAAGGGCTTTGTACTACATGGTGATGCAGTGCCTTGGAGCCATATGTGGTGCTGGTGTAGTGAAAGGATTTGAAGGGCGTCACCAGTATACTTTGTTGGGTGGTGGTGCCAATAGTGTGAACCCAGGTTACACCAAAGGTGATGGGCTTGGTGCTGAAATTGTTGGCACCTTTGTTCTTGTCTACACTGTCTTCTCTGCTACTGATGCCAAACGTAATGCCAGAGACTCCCATGTTCCT ATTTTGGCACCTTTGCCAATTGGGTTCGCTGTGTTCTTGGTGCACTTGGCTACCATCCCAATTACAGGAACTGGTATCAACCCAGCTCGTAGTCTTGGTGCAGCAATCATCTTCAACAAGGACAAGGGCTGGGATGATCAC tggattttctgggtggGTCCATTCATTGGAGCAGCACTTGCAGCTCTATACCACCAAGTTGTGATCAGAGCCATCCCTTTCAAGAAGTGA